In the genome of Salinispirillum sp. LH 10-3-1, one region contains:
- the ugpB gene encoding sn-glycerol-3-phosphate ABC transporter substrate-binding protein UgpB produces the protein MKKTLIAAVVATLSAAPAMATTEIQFWHAMGGALGERTEEVVAGFNASQSEFRVNASYRGNYNDTMTGAIAAFRSRQQPAIVQVYEVGTATMMAAEGAIYPAYQLMEQHGRNFNPDNYLSSVTGYYADQNGNMLSMPFNSSTPVLYYNKEAFAKAGLPDRGPRTWNEMEEFGQALLSAGYACGFTTAWQSWIHLENLSARHDVPFATNMNGFGGLDTELTFNGPVQVAHVERMGQWQRDGIFSYSGRTNEGSAKFYSQECGMYTESSAGLAGINANAQFEFGVSQLPYWDNVIETPQNTIIGGATLWTLRGHDEDTYRAVAAFYDYLAVPEVQAAWHQVTGYLPITYSAIELSERQNFYAENPGSDTSIKQMTSVEPTDNSMGVRLGNFPQIRGIIDESLESVWNGSATAQQALDRAVQRGNEQLRRFERANR, from the coding sequence ATGAAAAAGACGTTGATTGCCGCCGTTGTTGCAACGCTGAGTGCAGCGCCTGCAATGGCTACCACTGAAATTCAATTTTGGCACGCCATGGGTGGTGCGCTGGGTGAGCGGACCGAAGAAGTTGTGGCGGGCTTTAATGCTTCGCAATCAGAATTCCGTGTGAACGCGAGTTACCGTGGTAACTACAACGACACCATGACGGGTGCCATTGCAGCATTTCGTTCACGCCAACAGCCCGCCATTGTGCAGGTGTATGAAGTGGGTACGGCCACGATGATGGCCGCAGAAGGCGCCATCTATCCAGCGTATCAGCTGATGGAACAGCACGGCCGCAACTTTAACCCGGACAATTACTTGAGCAGCGTAACGGGTTACTACGCTGACCAAAACGGCAATATGCTGTCGATGCCGTTCAACAGTTCGACGCCTGTGCTGTACTACAACAAGGAAGCCTTTGCCAAAGCTGGGTTGCCGGATCGTGGCCCGCGCACGTGGAATGAAATGGAAGAATTCGGCCAGGCACTGCTGAGCGCTGGCTATGCTTGCGGCTTCACAACGGCATGGCAGTCGTGGATTCACCTCGAAAACCTGTCTGCCCGTCACGATGTACCCTTTGCTACCAACATGAACGGTTTCGGTGGTTTGGATACCGAGTTGACTTTCAATGGCCCGGTACAGGTTGCACACGTTGAGCGCATGGGTCAGTGGCAGCGCGATGGTATCTTCAGCTATTCAGGTCGTACCAACGAAGGTTCAGCGAAGTTCTACAGCCAGGAATGCGGTATGTACACCGAGTCTTCTGCTGGTTTGGCCGGTATCAACGCCAATGCGCAGTTTGAGTTCGGCGTCAGCCAGTTGCCGTACTGGGATAACGTGATTGAAACGCCACAGAACACCATCATCGGTGGTGCTACATTGTGGACTCTGCGTGGCCATGATGAGGACACCTACCGTGCGGTAGCGGCGTTCTATGACTATTTGGCCGTACCGGAAGTGCAGGCGGCATGGCATCAAGTGACGGGCTACCTGCCAATCACCTATTCTGCTATCGAGCTGTCTGAGCGCCAGAATTTCTACGCAGAAAATCCCGGTTCTGACACGTCAATCAAGCAGATGACCTCTGTTGAGCCGACCGATAACTCTATGGGTGTGCGTTTGGGTAACTTCCCACAGATTCGCGGCATCATTGATGAGTCGTTGGAGTCTGTATGGAACGGCAGTGCAACCGCTCAGCAAGCACTGGATCGTGCCGTGCAGCGCGGTAACGAGCAGCTGCGTCGTTTCGAGCGTGCCAACCGTTAA
- the ugpE gene encoding sn-glycerol-3-phosphate ABC transporter permease UgpE: MIENRPWLSALRHIVLILGIGIIGFPIWIALVASTNTSSSFVSGVMPLWFGEQGLENFRRVWQNDQRVLGVTVSASWMMWNSFIMAMVIAVGKIVISLMSAYAIVYFRFPFRRTCFWLIFLTLMLPVEVRILPTYEVVASLGMLNSYAGLTIPLIASATATFLFRQFFLSIPSSLVEAARIDGAGPFKFFKDILLPLSVNNIAALFVILFIYGWNQYLWPLLITTDENYYTIVMVIKRLMTAGEGNVPWNIIMTTTILAMLPPVVVVIVMQKFFVKGLIEQEK, translated from the coding sequence ATGATAGAGAATCGCCCTTGGTTGTCCGCGTTGCGGCACATAGTTCTTATTCTGGGTATCGGCATCATTGGCTTTCCGATTTGGATCGCCTTGGTGGCCTCGACTAATACGTCCAGTTCCTTCGTCTCCGGCGTCATGCCTCTGTGGTTTGGTGAGCAGGGCCTGGAAAACTTCCGCCGTGTGTGGCAAAACGATCAGCGCGTATTAGGCGTGACTGTGTCGGCCTCGTGGATGATGTGGAACAGTTTCATCATGGCCATGGTCATTGCTGTCGGTAAAATCGTGATTTCACTGATGTCGGCGTACGCCATCGTGTATTTCCGCTTTCCGTTCCGTCGTACCTGTTTCTGGTTGATCTTTTTGACGCTCATGTTGCCGGTTGAAGTACGGATTCTGCCGACGTACGAAGTCGTAGCGAGTTTGGGCATGCTGAATTCCTACGCTGGCTTGACCATTCCGTTGATCGCCAGCGCCACCGCGACCTTTCTGTTTCGCCAGTTCTTCTTGTCGATACCCAGTTCGCTGGTGGAAGCCGCCCGGATAGACGGCGCCGGACCGTTTAAATTTTTTAAAGACATCCTGTTACCGCTGTCGGTGAATAACATCGCTGCGTTGTTCGTCATTCTGTTTATCTACGGCTGGAACCAGTACCTGTGGCCGCTGTTGATCACCACCGACGAGAACTACTACACCATTGTGATGGTCATCAAACGCTTGATGACGGCCGGCGAAGGCAATGTGCCTTGGAACATCATTATGACCACGACGATATTGGCCATGTTGCCACCGGTCGTTGTGGTGATTGTGATGCAGAAATTCTTTGTGAAAGGCCTCATCGAGCAAGAGAAATAA
- a CDS encoding HAD-IIB family hydrolase, protein MSVQDVNLAAVRFLFTDVDDTLTTAGQLLPETYAALWALARSGVQIVPITGGCAGWCDQIARTWPVAGVIGEGGAFYVRRDASHHLHWQYWRSAAEHQADQQAILASIQQLPVSYPLVLAKDQSFRHVDVAIDYNQDSQLTIEQADEVCALLRQEGFNAKRSSIHINVWRGDFNKCAMAQRMLRDVFKLSSAEMQAQVCFIGDAPNDESMFEFFPISVGVANIKPHLTTMQHHPAVITQAPSGLGVVELAQHWLAQRP, encoded by the coding sequence GTGTCCGTTCAGGATGTGAATCTGGCGGCGGTGCGCTTTCTGTTTACCGACGTCGATGATACCCTGACCACCGCCGGGCAACTGTTGCCGGAAACCTATGCGGCGCTCTGGGCTTTAGCGCGTAGCGGTGTGCAAATAGTGCCAATTACCGGAGGTTGTGCCGGGTGGTGCGATCAGATCGCGCGCACCTGGCCGGTGGCCGGAGTGATTGGCGAAGGCGGCGCTTTTTATGTCCGGCGCGATGCGTCACACCATCTGCACTGGCAGTATTGGCGTTCCGCCGCTGAGCATCAAGCCGACCAGCAGGCTATTCTAGCGTCTATCCAACAATTACCTGTGTCGTATCCGTTAGTACTGGCTAAAGACCAGTCGTTCCGCCATGTGGATGTTGCCATCGACTATAATCAGGATAGCCAGTTGACCATCGAGCAGGCTGATGAGGTCTGCGCTTTATTGCGCCAAGAAGGCTTCAATGCAAAGCGCAGTTCTATCCATATCAACGTCTGGCGTGGCGACTTCAACAAGTGCGCAATGGCCCAGCGTATGTTGCGTGACGTGTTCAAACTGAGCAGCGCAGAGATGCAAGCACAAGTGTGTTTCATTGGTGATGCGCCAAATGATGAGTCGATGTTTGAGTTTTTCCCCATCAGTGTCGGGGTTGCCAATATCAAGCCGCACCTAACCACTATGCAGCACCATCCTGCGGTTATTACACAAGCCCCTTCGGGTCTGGGCGTGGTGGAGCTGGCGCAGCATTGGCTCGCGCAGCGGCCATAA
- the mtgA gene encoding monofunctional biosynthetic peptidoglycan transglycosylase — protein MRRLIRRLFRWCLIVGLLFVGLSLLMVAPLRWVNPVTSMVILERWWTGGDEFELRQHWLSWDEIPRHAALAVVTSEDQLFPLHRGFDVESIIKAVEERERRGQLRGASTISQQVARNLYLWTGRSWVRKGLEAWFTLLLELTVPKHRILEIYLNIAEWGPNGVFGLEAAAQYHFNRSADRLIPYQSALLAATLPSPARYTPGRATPYMRERANWIINQQRMLGGTAWLAPIEPM, from the coding sequence ATGCGCAGACTGATTAGACGATTGTTCCGCTGGTGCTTGATCGTTGGCCTACTGTTCGTCGGCCTAAGCTTGCTGATGGTCGCACCGCTGCGCTGGGTAAACCCCGTCACCTCGATGGTGATCCTAGAGCGTTGGTGGACGGGTGGCGATGAGTTTGAACTGCGACAACACTGGCTCAGTTGGGACGAGATTCCGCGCCATGCCGCGTTGGCGGTCGTCACCTCGGAAGATCAGCTTTTTCCTCTGCATCGAGGCTTTGACGTGGAGTCGATTATAAAGGCCGTAGAAGAGCGCGAAAGGCGCGGCCAATTGCGCGGCGCCAGCACCATCAGCCAACAGGTAGCACGCAATCTGTATCTATGGACCGGCCGCAGTTGGGTGCGCAAAGGCTTGGAAGCGTGGTTTACCTTGCTGCTGGAATTGACCGTACCCAAGCACCGCATTCTGGAGATTTACCTGAACATAGCAGAGTGGGGGCCTAATGGCGTGTTCGGCTTGGAAGCCGCCGCGCAGTACCATTTTAATCGCTCGGCGGATCGCTTGATTCCTTACCAAAGCGCTTTGCTGGCCGCGACCTTGCCAAGCCCGGCTCGTTATACACCGGGGCGAGCTACACCTTATATGCGTGAAAGGGCCAATTGGATTATTAACCAGCAGAGGATGTTGGGTGGGACGGCTTGGTTGGCGCCGATAGAGCCGATGTAA
- the ugpA gene encoding sn-glycerol-3-phosphate ABC transporter permease UgpA: MHDTVVFNNKVLPYFLLAPQLAVTIVFFLWPAGQALYQSFLIEDAFGFSREFVWFENFIYLFQDDEYWNSMRVTFAFSAMVAFSGMAVALLLAAMADRVIKGAGTYKTLLIWPYAVAPVVAAVLWWLMFNPSMGILPYWMKFVGYHWNHYVNGGEAMAVVVIASAWKQVSYNFIFFLAGMQAIPKSLIEAAAIDGASPFKRFWQIVFPLLSPTAFFLLVVNVVYAFFETFGVIHATTLGGPDNATRTLVYKVYEDGFVGLDLGSSAAQSVILMILVITLTVIQFRYVERKVQY, translated from the coding sequence ATGCACGATACCGTTGTGTTCAATAATAAGGTGCTGCCCTATTTTCTGCTGGCACCGCAATTGGCTGTGACCATCGTATTTTTTCTTTGGCCCGCCGGTCAGGCACTTTATCAGTCGTTTTTAATTGAAGATGCCTTTGGCTTTTCGCGCGAATTCGTCTGGTTCGAGAATTTTATCTATCTGTTTCAAGATGACGAGTATTGGAACTCCATGCGCGTCACCTTTGCTTTCAGTGCCATGGTGGCTTTCTCGGGTATGGCAGTGGCGTTGTTGCTGGCGGCCATGGCCGACCGGGTGATCAAGGGCGCAGGCACGTATAAAACCCTGTTGATCTGGCCGTATGCCGTGGCACCGGTTGTCGCTGCCGTACTTTGGTGGCTGATGTTTAACCCCTCCATGGGTATTCTGCCGTATTGGATGAAGTTTGTGGGTTACCACTGGAACCACTATGTGAACGGTGGTGAAGCCATGGCCGTGGTGGTGATTGCCTCGGCGTGGAAACAGGTGAGTTACAACTTCATTTTCTTCTTGGCCGGTATGCAGGCCATTCCCAAGTCCTTGATCGAAGCCGCCGCGATTGATGGTGCCAGCCCGTTCAAGCGCTTTTGGCAGATCGTGTTTCCTCTGCTGTCACCCACCGCCTTCTTCCTGCTGGTGGTTAATGTGGTCTATGCCTTCTTCGAAACCTTTGGTGTCATTCACGCCACCACCTTGGGCGGGCCGGACAATGCGACCCGCACTCTGGTGTACAAGGTCTATGAAGACGGCTTCGTCGGCCTCGACTTGGGCAGTTCCGCCGCCCAGTCAGTCATCTTGATGATCTTGGTGATTACCCTAACGGTCATCCAATTTCGGTACGTTGAGCGGAAGGTGCAATACTGA
- a CDS encoding alpha/beta fold hydrolase, translating into MPLLPFEEINPSAPADSAVIWLHGLGADGHDFAPIVPELKLPSSLATRFIFPHAPSLPVTVNGGMVMPAWYDILDINIDRKVDVAQLTASAEAVQALIQQEVDRGIDTRRIVLAGFSQGGAVAYHAALSFDKPLAGLLAMSTYFATADTLTPHPSNAELPVLIQHGDHDPIVPEQLGRNAHSRLTAMGYTPEYQVYPMPHSVHPQQVQAISQWLQAVLS; encoded by the coding sequence ATGCCCCTTCTACCCTTTGAAGAAATCAACCCGTCCGCCCCCGCTGACAGCGCGGTGATTTGGCTGCATGGATTAGGCGCCGACGGGCATGACTTCGCGCCCATCGTGCCGGAGCTGAAGTTACCCAGCAGCCTGGCAACTCGGTTTATTTTTCCGCACGCGCCCAGCCTGCCGGTCACCGTCAATGGCGGCATGGTGATGCCCGCGTGGTACGACATTCTGGATATTAATATTGATCGTAAGGTCGACGTAGCGCAGCTGACGGCATCCGCCGAGGCCGTGCAGGCCTTGATACAGCAGGAGGTGGATCGCGGCATCGACACGCGGCGCATCGTGTTGGCCGGATTCTCACAAGGTGGCGCAGTGGCCTACCACGCCGCACTGAGCTTCGACAAACCGTTGGCCGGGTTGCTGGCTATGTCCACGTACTTTGCTACGGCCGACACCCTGACCCCACACCCGAGCAATGCTGAATTGCCCGTGCTCATTCAACACGGCGACCACGACCCCATCGTTCCCGAACAACTGGGCCGCAACGCCCACAGCCGTTTAACAGCCATGGGCTACACGCCGGAATATCAGGTCTACCCCATGCCGCATTCCGTACACCCACAACAGGTTCAAGCCATCAGCCAATGGTTACAGGCGGTACTCAGTTGA
- a CDS encoding beta-ketoacyl-ACP synthase III: MTVYITSTGHHLPGPAINNDDIEDILGRVHGKPSRLKKRILQSNGIQTRHYAMNAEHQTTISNSAMAARAAQDCLDQSPLNPKRIQQLSAATSQGDLVLPGFGSMVQGELGLRDIELHTSHGICASGMMALKAAYTGIKAGEHRNGLVVASELASRLFKSTRYEAAGDEVDFNAEFLRRMLSDGAGAMLLEDQPRGTCFRIDWIRGYSHADAYPVCMSVGSPTDPNDHRTWQDFPTYAEAEAAGALLLRQDVRLLDNIVKLGVDGFLRLLDEGRISVNQVDHVLCHYSSDYFRSRIFDSLVQAGAMIPEEKWYTNLYTRGNTGCASIFIMLDEFRRTQAYEPGAVILCMVPESGRFNTMYMQLTVVEAP, encoded by the coding sequence ATGACGGTTTACATCACCAGTACGGGGCATCACCTCCCCGGCCCCGCCATCAACAACGACGACATTGAAGACATTCTCGGGCGCGTGCACGGCAAGCCCAGTCGGCTGAAAAAGCGCATTTTACAGTCCAACGGCATTCAAACCCGACATTACGCCATGAACGCCGAGCACCAAACCACCATCAGCAACAGCGCCATGGCCGCCCGCGCCGCGCAGGACTGCTTAGACCAAAGCCCGCTCAACCCAAAGCGCATCCAACAACTCAGCGCCGCCACCAGCCAAGGCGACCTCGTATTACCCGGCTTTGGCAGCATGGTGCAGGGCGAACTGGGCCTGCGTGATATTGAACTGCACACCAGCCACGGCATTTGCGCCAGCGGCATGATGGCCTTAAAAGCCGCCTACACCGGCATTAAAGCCGGTGAACACCGGAATGGATTGGTGGTCGCCAGCGAATTGGCTTCGCGCCTGTTCAAGTCCACTCGCTATGAAGCCGCCGGCGACGAAGTGGACTTTAACGCCGAGTTTCTGCGACGGATGCTGTCGGACGGCGCAGGTGCCATGCTGCTGGAAGACCAACCACGTGGCACCTGCTTTCGCATTGATTGGATACGCGGCTATTCACACGCCGACGCCTACCCGGTATGCATGAGCGTCGGCTCCCCGACTGATCCCAACGACCATCGCACTTGGCAGGACTTCCCCACCTACGCCGAGGCGGAAGCCGCTGGAGCTTTATTGCTGCGTCAGGACGTTCGCTTGCTCGACAACATCGTAAAGCTGGGGGTAGATGGTTTTCTGCGCCTACTGGATGAAGGCCGCATTTCCGTAAATCAGGTCGACCATGTGCTCTGCCATTACTCGTCGGACTATTTTCGCAGCCGTATCTTCGACAGTTTGGTGCAAGCGGGAGCGATGATTCCTGAAGAGAAGTGGTACACAAACCTTTATACGCGCGGCAATACGGGCTGTGCGTCCATCTTCATAATGCTGGATGAATTCCGGCGCACGCAAGCTTACGAACCCGGCGCGGTTATCTTGTGCATGGTGCCTGAGAGTGGGCGTTTCAATACCATGTATATGCAGCTCACGGTGGTGGAAGCGCCATGA
- a CDS encoding Na/Pi cotransporter family protein: MAVMIQLAGAVALLLWGIRMVQTGFSRLMGSRLERLLRRSTSNRPRAFATGAVAAFSLQSSTAVILMIAGFSSAGMMTLPMALGTVLGAEVGASLAAFLLNLNVQALALPLVLLGFILFRNQQNRSRKHAGRILIGLGILLLSLSLLGQITNELRGSELFQQITQYVESDAFLAITLMAILTWVIHSTLAAVLILAQFAMDGTVSLETGIFLLLGANLGGAMPALVAGWSLKGDGREVVLGNLLFRLIAVLLGMLALLIGGDRLLELLPSGAMGIVTAHIALNLLNGLVLLACLPLLTPLFEWHSQQGQSGTEISDETDQPMYLALDDINNPARAIANARNEALRIADLVYRMLNYSMDAFKDRELVRQISDLDDDIDRLHREALHYVVSIEESENRKELRHERHEIITFMTNLEHIGDIIDTSLMQLARNKLRDNLVFDAEQTRVIEALHEELVDAFRLSQAVFTSDSAELGKDLLRIKRRYRTRILNARREHLDRLRGHHRENLKSTQIFIDVLRDLQRICSHLTAVAYPVLERHKKD, encoded by the coding sequence ATGGCGGTTATGATTCAGCTGGCAGGGGCGGTAGCGCTTCTGCTGTGGGGCATTCGCATGGTACAGACGGGATTCAGCCGCCTGATGGGCAGTCGCTTGGAACGTTTGTTGCGCCGCAGCACCAGCAATCGACCGCGTGCCTTCGCCACGGGAGCCGTGGCGGCCTTTTCTTTGCAATCCTCCACGGCCGTTATCCTCATGATCGCTGGATTCAGCTCCGCCGGGATGATGACGCTACCCATGGCCTTGGGTACAGTGTTGGGTGCTGAAGTGGGGGCCAGCCTCGCGGCTTTCCTGTTGAACCTGAATGTCCAAGCCCTGGCCCTGCCGCTGGTGTTATTGGGTTTTATCCTGTTTCGCAATCAACAGAACCGCAGTCGAAAGCACGCCGGACGTATTCTGATTGGCTTGGGTATCCTGCTCCTGTCGCTGAGCCTGCTGGGCCAAATCACGAATGAATTGCGCGGCAGCGAACTGTTCCAGCAAATCACACAATACGTCGAATCCGATGCCTTCTTAGCCATCACCTTAATGGCCATCTTGACCTGGGTTATCCATTCTACGCTGGCTGCGGTCTTGATCTTGGCGCAGTTTGCAATGGACGGCACCGTTTCATTGGAGACCGGCATCTTCCTGTTGTTGGGTGCTAACCTTGGAGGCGCCATGCCTGCTCTGGTGGCCGGCTGGTCGTTGAAGGGCGACGGACGCGAAGTGGTGCTGGGCAATCTGCTGTTCCGTTTAATCGCCGTGTTGCTCGGTATGCTGGCACTGCTGATCGGTGGTGACAGGCTGTTGGAGCTGCTGCCCAGTGGGGCTATGGGGATAGTAACTGCTCACATTGCGCTGAACTTGCTTAATGGCTTGGTGCTACTAGCCTGCCTACCCTTGCTCACGCCGTTGTTCGAATGGCACAGCCAGCAAGGCCAAAGTGGCACGGAGATCTCCGATGAAACCGACCAGCCGATGTATCTGGCGCTTGACGACATCAACAACCCGGCACGCGCCATCGCCAATGCGCGCAATGAAGCCCTGCGTATTGCCGATCTGGTTTACCGCATGCTTAATTATTCCATGGACGCTTTTAAAGACCGTGAGCTGGTTAGGCAGATCAGTGACCTTGACGACGATATCGACCGCCTGCACCGTGAAGCCTTGCATTACGTGGTGTCCATTGAAGAGTCGGAGAACCGCAAGGAATTGCGCCACGAGCGTCATGAAATCATTACTTTTATGACCAATTTGGAGCACATTGGCGACATCATCGACACCAGTTTGATGCAGCTGGCGCGCAACAAGCTGCGCGACAATCTGGTGTTCGATGCCGAACAAACGCGGGTTATTGAGGCCTTGCACGAAGAGCTGGTGGATGCCTTTCGCTTATCGCAAGCGGTGTTTACCAGCGACAGTGCCGAGCTGGGTAAAGACCTGCTGCGCATCAAACGACGCTATCGGACGCGTATTCTGAATGCGCGGCGTGAACATCTGGATCGTCTGCGCGGCCATCACCGTGAAAACCTCAAATCAACCCAGATATTCATCGATGTGCTGCGCGACCTGCAACGCATCTGTTCGCATTTGACGGCGGTGGCTTATCCCGTGTTGGAGCGGCATAAGAAAGACTAG
- a CDS encoding sn-glycerol-3-phosphate import ATP-binding protein UgpC, which translates to MATVSLRNIKKTYSNGFDAIHGLNIEIPDGELVVLVGPSGCGKSTSLRMVAGLESISGGDLYIGDVRVNDLEPAERDIAMVFQNYALYPHMTVAQNMGYGLKNRGVSKEEIKQKVERAAATLEISHLLDNKPKQLSGGQRQRVAMGRAIVRNPKVFLFDEPLSNLDAKLRVQMRIEIKRLQQEFGTTSIYVTHDQVEAMTLADRLVVMNNGRVEQMGPPLELYERPETQFVASFLGSPGMNFMAAKVEGRRLNLVGGHVLDLGSAGESALDLSDLQGQELVLGLRPEHLEACAPEDADFTLEVEMVEPLGADTLLYGRLPGNPDLMVAEQSGKIRYERGTQVPLRVDRANIHLFNKDTQQRIQ; encoded by the coding sequence GTGGCCACAGTTTCATTACGTAACATCAAGAAGACTTACAGCAATGGTTTTGATGCCATTCACGGTTTAAACATCGAAATCCCCGACGGCGAGCTGGTGGTGTTGGTGGGGCCGTCCGGGTGCGGTAAATCCACGTCGCTGCGCATGGTGGCAGGATTGGAGAGCATCAGTGGTGGTGATCTGTACATCGGTGATGTGCGGGTCAACGACCTTGAGCCCGCCGAGCGCGACATTGCCATGGTTTTTCAGAACTACGCGCTGTACCCGCACATGACGGTGGCGCAAAACATGGGGTACGGCCTGAAAAATCGGGGCGTGTCGAAGGAAGAGATCAAACAAAAGGTTGAGCGCGCGGCGGCGACGCTGGAAATCAGCCACTTGCTAGACAACAAGCCTAAGCAGCTGTCGGGTGGGCAGCGCCAGCGGGTTGCCATGGGGCGTGCCATCGTGCGTAACCCCAAGGTGTTTTTGTTTGATGAGCCGCTGTCAAACTTGGACGCCAAGCTGCGCGTGCAGATGCGCATCGAGATCAAGCGATTGCAGCAAGAGTTTGGCACCACGTCCATCTATGTGACGCACGACCAAGTTGAGGCCATGACCCTGGCCGACCGGTTAGTGGTTATGAACAACGGCCGTGTGGAGCAAATGGGCCCGCCGCTGGAATTGTACGAGCGCCCGGAAACGCAGTTTGTGGCGAGCTTTCTGGGTTCGCCCGGCATGAATTTTATGGCGGCAAAGGTTGAAGGGCGCCGCTTGAATCTGGTCGGCGGACATGTGCTGGACTTGGGGAGCGCGGGCGAGAGTGCGTTGGACCTGTCCGATCTGCAAGGGCAAGAGTTGGTGCTGGGTCTGCGCCCGGAGCACTTAGAGGCCTGTGCCCCTGAGGACGCCGATTTCACGCTGGAAGTGGAGATGGTGGAGCCGCTAGGTGCCGACACCTTGCTCTATGGTCGCTTACCGGGCAATCCCGACCTGATGGTTGCCGAACAATCCGGTAAGATACGCTATGAACGCGGAACACAGGTGCCTTTGCGCGTTGATCGCGCCAATATTCACCTGTTCAACAAAGACACTCAGCAACGGATTCAATAA
- a CDS encoding glycerophosphodiester phosphodiesterase family protein, whose amino-acid sequence MIADKLIAHRGCSLLRPENTLAAMTLTHEIDIRWVEIDANLVGDGTLVMFHDDYLDRLTPGTGKLAEQRWDDVKDLDVGSHFSADYQAERMPQLSEALQHIAGLRLGLNLEIKVYPSFTAADIVPKVIAALEQHWTDFDRLIISSFDADALRLVRAAKPDWQLGMLYEAIEDDWAKLANELSLVSIHSHYALLQSAQASAIKAAGLDLYCYTVNDRKAGEALWQMGVDGLITDNPLLFLP is encoded by the coding sequence ATGATCGCCGACAAACTGATAGCCCACCGTGGTTGTTCTCTTTTACGCCCGGAGAACACCCTGGCGGCAATGACCCTGACACACGAGATAGATATTCGCTGGGTGGAGATTGACGCTAACTTGGTCGGTGACGGTACGCTCGTGATGTTCCACGACGACTACCTCGACCGCCTTACACCGGGCACGGGTAAGCTGGCCGAGCAACGCTGGGACGACGTTAAAGATCTGGATGTCGGCAGTCACTTCAGTGCGGACTATCAGGCCGAGCGCATGCCCCAATTGAGTGAAGCACTGCAGCACATAGCGGGTTTGCGCTTGGGCCTGAACTTGGAAATAAAGGTATACCCCAGCTTCACCGCCGCGGACATAGTGCCCAAGGTCATTGCGGCTCTGGAGCAACATTGGACGGATTTCGATCGCCTGATCATCTCCAGTTTCGATGCCGATGCCTTGCGTCTGGTGCGTGCCGCCAAGCCCGACTGGCAGTTGGGTATGCTGTATGAGGCCATTGAAGACGACTGGGCAAAGCTGGCAAACGAGCTTTCTTTAGTGAGCATTCATTCGCATTACGCGCTTTTGCAGTCTGCGCAAGCGAGCGCCATTAAAGCGGCGGGTTTGGACTTGTATTGCTATACCGTCAACGACAGAAAAGCGGGAGAAGCTTTGTGGCAGATGGGGGTGGACGGGCTGATCACCGATAACCCACTGTTATTTTTACCGTGA
- a CDS encoding GNAT family N-acetyltransferase — protein sequence MIHARRADPHNDQDANAIVTLLNGYAMDPMGGGEPLSDFAQSNLINELRKRPTAHIVLGFVDDQPAGLVNCFEGFSTFACKPILNIHDVTVDPAYRGKGLSTVMLDKVEDIARELGCCKLTLEVLEGNTVAQAAYERMGFAGYELDPAMGRAMFWQKKLG from the coding sequence ATGATTCACGCGCGCCGCGCCGATCCACACAACGACCAAGACGCCAACGCCATAGTCACACTGCTCAATGGCTATGCCATGGACCCCATGGGGGGCGGTGAGCCATTATCGGACTTCGCACAGTCTAATTTAATCAACGAGCTGCGTAAGCGCCCGACCGCGCATATCGTGCTCGGCTTTGTGGACGACCAACCAGCGGGCTTAGTAAATTGTTTTGAGGGCTTTTCTACGTTCGCCTGCAAACCGATTCTTAATATCCATGATGTCACGGTTGACCCCGCCTACCGTGGCAAAGGGTTATCGACCGTGATGCTGGATAAAGTTGAAGATATCGCCCGCGAACTGGGCTGCTGCAAGCTGACGCTGGAAGTTCTGGAAGGTAATACGGTGGCGCAAGCCGCCTATGAGCGCATGGGCTTTGCGGGTTATGAATTGGACCCGGCGATGGGTCGCGCAATGTTCTGGCAGAAGAAACTGGGGTGA
- a CDS encoding Txe/YoeB family addiction module toxin, translated as MSSRLLSWTDESWGDYLYWQTQDKKTLKRINKLINDVKRSPFEGIGKPEPLKENLAGFWSRRVDDTNRLVYAVDDHAVTIISCRYHY; from the coding sequence ATGAGTAGTCGTTTACTGTCATGGACTGACGAATCATGGGGCGATTATCTGTACTGGCAAACCCAAGACAAAAAAACGCTCAAACGCATCAACAAGCTGATCAACGACGTTAAACGTTCACCTTTTGAAGGTATTGGTAAGCCAGAGCCGTTGAAGGAAAACTTAGCGGGTTTTTGGTCGCGCCGTGTAGATGATACAAACCGCTTAGTTTACGCGGTGGATGATCACGCGGTTACGATCATTTCCTGTCGCTATCACTATTGA